A single region of the Euwallacea similis isolate ESF13 chromosome 22, ESF131.1, whole genome shotgun sequence genome encodes:
- the LOC136416070 gene encoding uncharacterized protein: MSQIYFTVLVVVSMVAGALSKGCYQCNSYSDRDHTACIDPMSPYPAVNYTTCSDSYVCTRVSYVTQKQFVVSRSCDPSGDTCNNIYRSLISYYPDLSTFNCYSCSGNYCNDVSGVAYASEVKTIQLLDAEKAKEQRDAPVVNVV; this comes from the exons ATGTCTCAAATCTACTTCACTGTTCTGGTTGTGGTCTCTATGGTTGCtg GGGCACTCTCCAAGGGGTGTTACCAATGCAACTCTTACAGCGACAGGGACCATACAGCATGCATTGACCCAATGAGCCCTTACCCCGCAGTGAACTACACCACTTGTTCGGACTCCTACGTTTGTACACGTGTCTCCTACGTTACCC AAAAACAGTTCGTGGTGTCCAGAAGCTGCGATCCTTCCGGAGACACCTGCAACAACATCTATCGAAGTCTGATTTCCTATTATCCCGATTTGTCCACGTTCAACTGCTACTCCTGCTCTGGCAACTACTGCAATGATGTCAGTGGAGTGGCCTATGCCAGCGAAGTCAAAACTATCCAGCTTCTGGATGCCGAAAAAGCTAAAGAACAACGCGATGCTCCCGTAGTAAACGTAGTCTAA